The Anaerobranca californiensis DSM 14826 region GATATATCCAATAAAAGAACAAGAAGAATATTTTGCTAAAGTATTTGGTTGTGTAAGATTTATATATAACAAAATGCTACATGACAAAATAGAACATTATAAACAAACAGGAGAAATGCTAAACAATACACCTGCACAATATAAAAAAGAATATTCTTTTCTAAAAGAAGTAGATAGTCTTGCACTTGCTAATTCACAACTTAATTTAGAAAAAGCATATAAAAATTTCTTTAGAGATAAAAAAATAGGATTTCCAAAGTTCAAGAAAAAGAAAGGTTACCAGTCTTATACTACAAATAATCAAAATGGAACAGTAA contains the following coding sequences:
- a CDS encoding helix-turn-helix domain-containing protein; its protein translation is MLKAYKYRIYPIKEQEEYFAKVFGCVRFIYNKMLHDKIEHYKQTGEMLNNTPAQYKKEYSFLKEVDSLALANSQLNLEKAYKNFFRDKKIGFPKFKKKKGYQSYTTNNQNGTV